From the Primulina tabacum isolate GXHZ01 chromosome 15, ASM2559414v2, whole genome shotgun sequence genome, one window contains:
- the LOC142526354 gene encoding uncharacterized protein LOC142526354 isoform X1 — protein sequence MDNWKNLIHLFVTLFLSYFASLLVNPTIADVTLEAVCPGQDECSLAIYLTGFQQAIAGLGSVIMTPLMGNLSDAYGRKILLTIPMILSTIPFTILAFKRTTEFFYVYYALKTITSMVCDGGVICLSLGYVADNVSEGKRVSAFGLFSGVISAATVFGTLAARLLPTAQIYQVAAVSSVAALVYMRIFLKDAPRDIEPLEEPILKPGNENTEAGNGSLEDTEIIKKISLPKHIIRLLSSSVTFSLASFVAFFNSLAEAGIQAFLMYFLKARFHFNKDQFADIWLITYITATISNMVLMPILGSLLGEEALLCIGLFAGFVNMLLDSIAWAPWVPYASALLGLLLSLASPSIRCIISKQVGPYEQGIAQGCILGISALANVASPLIFSPLSALFLSESAPFNFPGFSILCVGLAWFVGFLLSTMIKILPVLSRRRNQPCTLA from the exons ATGGATAACTGGAAGAATTTGATCCACCTTTTCGTGACATTATTTCTATCGTATTTCGCGTCGTTACTGGTGAACCCAACTATCGCGGACGTCACCCTTGAGGCGGTTTGCCCCGGACAAGATGAATGCTCACTCGCCATTTATCTTACAGGCTTCCAACAGGCG ATTGCAGGATTAGGTTCTGTGATTATGACGCCGCTGATGGGGAATTTATCCGATGCTTATGGTCGGAAAATTTTGCTCACGATCCCCATGATCCTCTCCACTATTCCTTTCA CGATATTGGCGTTCAAGAGGACTACTGAGTTCTTCTATGTATACTATGCTTTGAAGACTATAACATCCATGGTTTGCGACGGCGGCGTTATTTGCCTTTCTCTCGGTTATGTG GCGGACAACGTATCAGAGGGGAAGCGTGTTTCGGCTTTTGGACTGTTTTCCGGTGTAATATCTGCTGCAACAGTTTTTGGTACATTAGCCGCTCGATTACTTCCGACTGCTCAAATTTATCAG GTAGCAGCAGTTTCATCTGTAGCTGCACTAGTGTACATGAGAATTTTTCTCAAGGACGCGCCTCGTGATATCGAGCCTCTAGAGGAACCAATCTTGAAACCAGGGAATGAAAACACCGAAGCTGGTAATGGATCATTGGAAGACACAGAGATCATCAAGAAAATATCTTTGCCAAAGCATATAATTCGCTTGTTGAGTAGCAG TGTTACATTTTCGCTAGCATCATTTGTTGCTTTCTTCAATAGCCTGGCAGAGGCGGGGATTCAAGCTTTCTTGATG TATTTCTTGAAGGCACGTTTCCACTTCAACAAAGACCAATTCGCTGATATATGGCTCATTACCTACATTACAGCAACCATATCAAAT ATGGTCTTGATGCCCATTTTGGGTTCACTCCTTGGAGAGGAGGCATTGCTTTGTATTGGACTTTTTGCTGGATTCGTCAAT ATGCTACTCGACAGCATAGCTTGGGCACCATGGGTACCTTACGCTTCTGCTTTGTTGGGCTTACTCCTTAGCCTTGCAAGTCCTAGC ATAAGATGCATTATTTCGAAACAAGTTGGACCCTATGAGCAGGGCATCGCTCAAGGATGCATTTTGGGCATATCAGCATTAGCCAATGTCGCGTCTCCGTTGATTTTCAGTCCTCTTTCAG CATTATTCTTGTCCGAATCGGCTCCATTTAATTTCCCTGGTTTCAGCATTCTTTGCGTTGGTCTTGCTTGG TTTGTTGGATTCCTTTTAAGTACAATGATTAAGATTCTTCCAGTTTTGTCAAGACGACGGAATCAGCCATGCACATTGGCCTAA
- the LOC142526354 gene encoding uncharacterized protein LOC142526354 isoform X2: MTPLMGNLSDAYGRKILLTIPMILSTIPFTILAFKRTTEFFYVYYALKTITSMVCDGGVICLSLGYVADNVSEGKRVSAFGLFSGVISAATVFGTLAARLLPTAQIYQVAAVSSVAALVYMRIFLKDAPRDIEPLEEPILKPGNENTEAGNGSLEDTEIIKKISLPKHIIRLLSSSVTFSLASFVAFFNSLAEAGIQAFLMYFLKARFHFNKDQFADIWLITYITATISNMVLMPILGSLLGEEALLCIGLFAGFVNMLLDSIAWAPWVPYASALLGLLLSLASPSIRCIISKQVGPYEQGIAQGCILGISALANVASPLIFSPLSALFLSESAPFNFPGFSILCVGLAWFVGFLLSTMIKILPVLSRRRNQPCTLA, encoded by the exons ATGACGCCGCTGATGGGGAATTTATCCGATGCTTATGGTCGGAAAATTTTGCTCACGATCCCCATGATCCTCTCCACTATTCCTTTCA CGATATTGGCGTTCAAGAGGACTACTGAGTTCTTCTATGTATACTATGCTTTGAAGACTATAACATCCATGGTTTGCGACGGCGGCGTTATTTGCCTTTCTCTCGGTTATGTG GCGGACAACGTATCAGAGGGGAAGCGTGTTTCGGCTTTTGGACTGTTTTCCGGTGTAATATCTGCTGCAACAGTTTTTGGTACATTAGCCGCTCGATTACTTCCGACTGCTCAAATTTATCAG GTAGCAGCAGTTTCATCTGTAGCTGCACTAGTGTACATGAGAATTTTTCTCAAGGACGCGCCTCGTGATATCGAGCCTCTAGAGGAACCAATCTTGAAACCAGGGAATGAAAACACCGAAGCTGGTAATGGATCATTGGAAGACACAGAGATCATCAAGAAAATATCTTTGCCAAAGCATATAATTCGCTTGTTGAGTAGCAG TGTTACATTTTCGCTAGCATCATTTGTTGCTTTCTTCAATAGCCTGGCAGAGGCGGGGATTCAAGCTTTCTTGATG TATTTCTTGAAGGCACGTTTCCACTTCAACAAAGACCAATTCGCTGATATATGGCTCATTACCTACATTACAGCAACCATATCAAAT ATGGTCTTGATGCCCATTTTGGGTTCACTCCTTGGAGAGGAGGCATTGCTTTGTATTGGACTTTTTGCTGGATTCGTCAAT ATGCTACTCGACAGCATAGCTTGGGCACCATGGGTACCTTACGCTTCTGCTTTGTTGGGCTTACTCCTTAGCCTTGCAAGTCCTAGC ATAAGATGCATTATTTCGAAACAAGTTGGACCCTATGAGCAGGGCATCGCTCAAGGATGCATTTTGGGCATATCAGCATTAGCCAATGTCGCGTCTCCGTTGATTTTCAGTCCTCTTTCAG CATTATTCTTGTCCGAATCGGCTCCATTTAATTTCCCTGGTTTCAGCATTCTTTGCGTTGGTCTTGCTTGG TTTGTTGGATTCCTTTTAAGTACAATGATTAAGATTCTTCCAGTTTTGTCAAGACGACGGAATCAGCCATGCACATTGGCCTAA
- the LOC142526352 gene encoding mechanosensitive ion channel protein 6-like isoform X1, protein MDFSSSFKNSFKSHKHGRRISAGSVTEDDAKYENQPILSDHRRESSDSASHNHMPGSSEVIVKIDGGSDRPAATTTLGDKNIWRESSLEFWGEGGDGAMQKGGFSFGEEPSVKLIGQFLNKQKAAGGETSLDMDLEMDELRHGNQSNNKTGPLNCSSFKDQNNRFDEYRSYPTSKELRVSFQDHQDSGGINVVDIGPDEQRNSRKNNGSSSDEDENLNHRRVNRRRSMNVANNFENGGGDEGQVLRCTSVQRRVTNLGRLKTRSRLMDPPEIPDRRSGILKSGQIRSGILGRASGMITMPRDDEEEDPLFDEDLPDEYKKAKFDALTIAQWISLILIVTALVCTLVISEWKRKKLRGLSLWKWEMLILVLICGRLVSGWGIRVAVFFVERNFFMRKRVLYFVYGVRKAVQNCIWLGLVLISWHYMLDQKVEGNNEFLLYVNKLMICMLVGTSLWLAKTLMVKVLASSFHVSTFFDRIQETLFNQYVIETLSGPPLIEMQCRQEEEERTMAEVLRLQNAGATLPPELRTPSFLPLKSEKFTSNLQGGMPPKSIKGASFKISGQTPKNQEDKGLSIDKLHKLNNKNVSAWNMKRLMNTVKHGVLSTLDEQVLDSSQGDEAATQIKSEYEAKVAARKIFRNVAKPGAKFIYPIDLMRFLREEEALKTLNVIEGSTEIEKITKASLKSWVVNAFRERKALALTLNDTKTAVNKLHQIVNVIAGIIIFVICLVILEIATSKFLLFISSQIVVVAFIFGNTCKTVFEAVIFVFVMHPFDVGDRCEIDGVQMIVEEMNILTTVFLRFDNQKILYPNVTLATKPISNYYRSPDMGDSVDFAVHIATPVEKIAVIKQRITSYIENKSEHWYPSPTVVLMNLEDLHRLKLSVWMRHRMNHQDMGERWNRRALFVEEMVKIFKELDIQYRLYPVDINIRAMPPLNSGRITSTWPPPPVN, encoded by the exons ATGGACTTTTCTTCGTCTTTCAAGAATTCATTCAAATCCCATAAGCATGGAAGAAGAATTTCTGCAGGCAGTGTAACAGAAGACGATGCGAAATACGAGAATCAGCCCATTTTGTCGGATCATCGCCGCGAATCATCCGACTCCGCCTCCCACAACCACATGCCGGGATCTTCAGAAGTCATCGTTAAAATCGATGGTGGCAGTGATCGACCAGCCGCCACCACAACCCTCGGTGACAAGAACATTTGGAGGGAATCGAGCCTGGAATTCTGGGGTGAAGGTGGAGACGGCGCCATGCAAAAAGGCGGATTCTCTTTTGGTGAGGAGCCTTCAGTGAAGCTGATTGGCCAGTTTTTGAATAAACAGAAGGCTGCGGGAGGCGAAACTTCCCTGGACATGGATTTGGAAATGGATGAGCTTCGCCATGGCAATCAAAGTAATAATAAAACAGGCCCTCTTAATTGCAGTTCTTTTAAGGATCAGAATAACAGGTTTGATGAATATCGTAGCTATCCAACTTCAAAGGAGCTTAGAGTTTCTTTCCAGGATCATCAAGACTCTGGAGGTATTAATGTGGTTGATATAGGCCCTGATGAGCAAAGGAATTCTAGAAAAAACAATGGATCCTCTTCTGATGAGGATGAGAATCTAAATCACAGAAGGGTTAACAGGAGACGATCCATGAATGTGGcgaataattttgaaaatggtGGGGGTGATGAGGGTCAGGTATTGAGGTGCACCTCAGTTCAGAGGAGAGTTACTAATCTAGGCAGGTTGAAGACTAGGTCTAGGTTGATGGACCCGCCTGAGATACCCGATAGAAGGTCCGGTATCCTCAAATCAGGCCAAATCCGATCTGGGATTCTAGGAAGGGCATCCGGAATGATCACAATGCCGAGggatgatgaagaggaagacCCATTGTTCGATGAAGATCTTCCTGATGAGTACAAGAAGGCTAAATTTGATGCATTGACAATAGCACAATGGATCAGTCTTATTCTTATTGTCACGGCTTTGGTATGTACTCTTGTGATTTCAGAGTGGAAGAGAAAGAAATTAAGGGGATTGAGTTTATGGAAATGGGAGATGCTGATACTTGTTTTGATATGTGGGAGACTGGTGTCTGGTTGGGGGATTAGGGTAGCGGTTTTCTTTGTTGAGAGGAATTTTTTCATGCGTAAAAGGGTTTTATATTTCGTTTATGGGGTGCGTAAGGCTGTTCAGAACTGCATCTGGTTGGGGTTGGTTCTCATTTCTTGGCATTACATGCTCGATCAGAAGGTTGAGGGGAACAATGAGTTTCTTCTGTATGTAAACAAGTTGATGATATGTATGCTGGTGGGGACTTCGCTGTGGCTGGCGAAGACACTTATGGTAAAAGTTCTCGCTTCTTCGTTTCACGTAAGCACGTTCTTTGATCGTATCCAAGAAACGCTGTTCAATCAGTATGTGATCGAGACATTATCCGGCCCTCCGTTGATAGAGATGCAGTGCCGCCAGGAGGAAGAAGAGAGAACTATGGCTGAGGTTTTGAGGCTTCAAAATGCAGGGGCGACTCTTCCACCCGAGCTTAGAACACCATCTTTTCTACCTTTAAAGAGTGAAAAGTTCACAAGCAACTTACAGGGAGGGATGCCCCCGAAATCGATAAAGGGGGCGAGCTTCAAGATTTCTGGACAGACACCCAAAAACCAAGAAGATAAAGGTCTGTCAATTGACAAGCTTCATAAATTGAATAACAAGAATGTTTCTGCTTGGAATATGAAAAGATTAATGAATACTGTGAAGCATGGGGTTCTCTCGACTCTGGATGAACAAGTACTCGATAGCTCACAAGGTGATGAAGCTGCCACACAGATTAAGAGCGAATATGAGGCTAAAGTTGCAGCCCGGAAAATTTTTCGAAATGTGGCCAAGCCTGGTGCCAA GTTCATCTACCCGATAGATCTGATGCGTTTCTTGCGGGAAGAAGAGGCTTTGAAGACCTTGAATGTGATTGAAGGATCAACCGAAATTGAAAAAATCACCAAAGCATCCCTGAAAAGTTGGGTG GTCAATGCCTTCCGAGAAAGAAAAGCTCTAGCCTTGACATTAAACGACACAAAAACAGCAGTTAACAAGCTACATCAGATAGTGAATGTTATAGCCGGCATCATCATCTTCGTGATCTGCCTCGTGATTCTTGAAATTGCAACAAGCAAGTTTCTGCTGTTCATCAGTTCCCAGATCGTGGTTGTGGCATTTATATTCGGAAACACTTGCAAGACAGTCTTTGAGGCTGTCATATTCGTATTTGTTATGCATCCTTTCGATGTAGGTGATCGATGTGAGATTGATGGAGTTCAG ATGATTGTGGAAGAAATGAACATATTGACTACGGTTTTCTTGAGATTCGACAATCAAAAGATATTATATCCGAATGTAACTCTCGCAACAAAGCCGATAAGCAATTATTATCGTAGTCCAGATATGGGCGACTCGGTCGATTTTGCTGTCCATATTGCTACACCAGTAGAGAAGATTGCTGTGATAAAGCAAAGAATAACAAG TTACATTGAGAACAAGAGTGAGCACTGGTACCCCTCACCAACAGTAGTATTGATGAATCTTGAAGACCTGCATAGATTGAAACTCTCGGTATGGATGAGACACCGGATGAACCATCAGGATATGGGAGAAAGGTGGAATAGACGAGCTCTTTTCGTGGAAGAGATGGTAAAAATTTTCAAAGAGCTCGACATACAGTACCGTTTGTATCCAGTCGACATCAATATTCGAGCAATGCCTCCTCTTAACTCCGGCAGGATCACTTCAACATGGCCCCCACCTCCAGTCAACTGA
- the LOC142526353 gene encoding pentatricopeptide repeat-containing protein At2g17033: protein MITIERVKKRLLTKRMIIGGGGYPLSATPVPTHFCRRRCLLQPVACKLTKQGEHLLTALVIAEDPTASTGLLRKFVASSSKHVALNTLSHLLSPSTSHPRLRKLAFPLYLMIRQETWFIWNAKLVADLIACLYKQERFDEAENLFSETVLKLRFKERDLCMFYCNLVAFHAKHKSIKGCLDLCEELSQLVFQSSSVYIKQRGYESMIGGFCEMGFPDRAENLIQEMKEMGLKPSGFELRSLVYGYGQMGCLEDMKRCVVQMENDGFNVDTVCCNMVLSSFGAQNKLSDMNSWLKKMRSSSIVSSIRTYNSALNSCPNVLFLLRDLKNVPLSIKELVDNLNKDEADLILELVKSSVLDQAMEWSSSELKLDLHGMHLSAAYLILLHWFDELKLKFDAGNYGTPSEISVVCGSGKHSSTRGESPVKGLVKEMMIRMKCPLRIDRKNTGCFIAKGKVFKDWLCHEDSSIIP from the exons ATGATAACCATAGAAAGGGTAAAAAAAAGATTGTTGACTAAACGGATGATAATCGGCGGTGGCGGGTATCCGCTATCTGCGACACCAGTTCCCACTCATTTCTGCCGCCGGAGGTGCCTATTACAGCCGGTAGCATGCAAGCTTACGAAACAAGGTGAGCACTTACTCACGGCCCTCGTCATCGCCGAAGATCCTACAGCATCCACTGGCTTACTACGCAAATTCGTTGCCTCTTCTTCCAAGCACGTGGCACTCAACACCCTCTCCCATCTCCTCTCACCGTCCACCTCCCACCCCCGCCTCCGCAAGCTTGCTTTTCCT CTGTACCTGATGATTAGACAAGAAACATGGTTCATCTGGAATGCTAAGCTGGTGGCGGATTTGATTGCTTGTCTATACAAGCAAGAAAGGTTCGATGAAGCAGAAAATTTATTCTCTGAAACAGTTTTAAAACTGAGGTTTAAGGAGAGGGATCTGTGTATGTTTTATTGTAATTTAGTAGCTTTTCATGCTAAGCACAAGTCCATTAAAGGGTGTCTTGATTTATGTGAAGAATTAAGTCAGCTCGTGTTTCAATCATCTTCTGTATATATCAAGCAGAGAGGTTACGAGTCAATGATAGGGGGGTTTTGTGAAATGGGATTTCCAGATAGAGCTGAGAACTTGATTCAAGAAATGAAAGAAATGGGCTTAAAGCCGTCTGGTTTTGAGTTGAGATCTCTTGTATATGGCTATGGACAAATGGGATGTCTTGAGGATATGAAGCGATGCGTGGTTCAAATGGAGAACGACGGTTTCAACGTGGATACAGTTTGCTGTAATATGGTGCTTTCATCATTTGGAGCTCAAAATAAGCTTTCTGATATGAATTCATGGTTGAAGAAAATGAGAAGTTCGAGCATTGTTTCATCGATTAGAACTTATAATTCTGCTTTAAATTCATGTCCAAACGTTCTCTTCTTGCTTAGAGATTTAAAAAATGTACCTCTGTCGATCAAAGAGTTGGTTGATAATTTGAATAAAGATGAGGCTGATTTGATTCTTGAATTAGTGAAATCATCAGTTCTTGATCAGGCTATGGAGTGGAGCTCTTCTGAGTTGAAGCTCGATTTGCACGGAATGCATTTGAGTGCCGCGTATTTGATTCTGCTACATTGGTTTGATGAGCTAAAACTGAAGTTTGACGCTGGAAACTATGGGACCCCAAGTGAAATATCTGTGGTTTGTGGGTCCGGAAAGCATAGTTCTACAAGAGGAGAATCGCCTGTGAAAGGATTGGTAAAGGAAATGATGATTAGAATGAAATGCCCGTTGAGGATTGATAGGAAGAACACTGGGTGTTTCATCGCCAAAGGAAAAGTATTCAAGGACTGGTTATGTCACGAGGATTCCAGCATAATTCCTTGA
- the LOC142526352 gene encoding mechanosensitive ion channel protein 6-like isoform X2, which produces MDFSSSFKNSFKSHKHGRRISAGSVTEDDAKYENQPILSDHRRESSDSASHNHMPGSSEVIVKIDGGSDRPAATTTLGDKNIWRESSLEFWGEGGDGAMQKGGFSFGEEPSVKLIGQFLNKQKAAGGETSLDMDLEMDELRHGNQSNNKTGPLNCSSFKDQNNRFDEYRSYPTSKELRVSFQDHQDSGGINVVDIGPDEQRNSRKNNGSSSDEDENLNHRRVNRRRSMNVANNFENGGGDEGQVLRCTSVQRRVTNLGRLKTRSRLMDPPEIPDRRSGILKSGQIRSGILGRASGMITMPRDDEEEDPLFDEDLPDEYKKAKFDALTIAQWISLILIVTALVCTLVISEWKRKKLRGLSLWKWEMLILVLICGRLVSGWGIRVAVFFVERNFFMRKRVLYFVYGVRKAVQNCIWLGLVLISWHYMLDQKVEGNNEFLLYVNKLMICMLVGTSLWLAKTLMVKVLASSFHVSTFFDRIQETLFNQYVIETLSGPPLIEMQCRQEEEERTMAEVLRLQNAGATLPPELRTPSFLPLKSEKFTSNLQGGMPPKSIKGASFKISGQTPKNQEDKGLSIDKLHKLNNKNVSAWNMKRLMNTVKHGVLSTLDEQVLDSSQGDEAATQIKSEYEAKVAARKIFRNVAKPGAKFIYPIDLMRFLREEEALKTLNVIEGSTEIEKITKASLKSWVNAFRERKALALTLNDTKTAVNKLHQIVNVIAGIIIFVICLVILEIATSKFLLFISSQIVVVAFIFGNTCKTVFEAVIFVFVMHPFDVGDRCEIDGVQMIVEEMNILTTVFLRFDNQKILYPNVTLATKPISNYYRSPDMGDSVDFAVHIATPVEKIAVIKQRITSYIENKSEHWYPSPTVVLMNLEDLHRLKLSVWMRHRMNHQDMGERWNRRALFVEEMVKIFKELDIQYRLYPVDINIRAMPPLNSGRITSTWPPPPVN; this is translated from the exons ATGGACTTTTCTTCGTCTTTCAAGAATTCATTCAAATCCCATAAGCATGGAAGAAGAATTTCTGCAGGCAGTGTAACAGAAGACGATGCGAAATACGAGAATCAGCCCATTTTGTCGGATCATCGCCGCGAATCATCCGACTCCGCCTCCCACAACCACATGCCGGGATCTTCAGAAGTCATCGTTAAAATCGATGGTGGCAGTGATCGACCAGCCGCCACCACAACCCTCGGTGACAAGAACATTTGGAGGGAATCGAGCCTGGAATTCTGGGGTGAAGGTGGAGACGGCGCCATGCAAAAAGGCGGATTCTCTTTTGGTGAGGAGCCTTCAGTGAAGCTGATTGGCCAGTTTTTGAATAAACAGAAGGCTGCGGGAGGCGAAACTTCCCTGGACATGGATTTGGAAATGGATGAGCTTCGCCATGGCAATCAAAGTAATAATAAAACAGGCCCTCTTAATTGCAGTTCTTTTAAGGATCAGAATAACAGGTTTGATGAATATCGTAGCTATCCAACTTCAAAGGAGCTTAGAGTTTCTTTCCAGGATCATCAAGACTCTGGAGGTATTAATGTGGTTGATATAGGCCCTGATGAGCAAAGGAATTCTAGAAAAAACAATGGATCCTCTTCTGATGAGGATGAGAATCTAAATCACAGAAGGGTTAACAGGAGACGATCCATGAATGTGGcgaataattttgaaaatggtGGGGGTGATGAGGGTCAGGTATTGAGGTGCACCTCAGTTCAGAGGAGAGTTACTAATCTAGGCAGGTTGAAGACTAGGTCTAGGTTGATGGACCCGCCTGAGATACCCGATAGAAGGTCCGGTATCCTCAAATCAGGCCAAATCCGATCTGGGATTCTAGGAAGGGCATCCGGAATGATCACAATGCCGAGggatgatgaagaggaagacCCATTGTTCGATGAAGATCTTCCTGATGAGTACAAGAAGGCTAAATTTGATGCATTGACAATAGCACAATGGATCAGTCTTATTCTTATTGTCACGGCTTTGGTATGTACTCTTGTGATTTCAGAGTGGAAGAGAAAGAAATTAAGGGGATTGAGTTTATGGAAATGGGAGATGCTGATACTTGTTTTGATATGTGGGAGACTGGTGTCTGGTTGGGGGATTAGGGTAGCGGTTTTCTTTGTTGAGAGGAATTTTTTCATGCGTAAAAGGGTTTTATATTTCGTTTATGGGGTGCGTAAGGCTGTTCAGAACTGCATCTGGTTGGGGTTGGTTCTCATTTCTTGGCATTACATGCTCGATCAGAAGGTTGAGGGGAACAATGAGTTTCTTCTGTATGTAAACAAGTTGATGATATGTATGCTGGTGGGGACTTCGCTGTGGCTGGCGAAGACACTTATGGTAAAAGTTCTCGCTTCTTCGTTTCACGTAAGCACGTTCTTTGATCGTATCCAAGAAACGCTGTTCAATCAGTATGTGATCGAGACATTATCCGGCCCTCCGTTGATAGAGATGCAGTGCCGCCAGGAGGAAGAAGAGAGAACTATGGCTGAGGTTTTGAGGCTTCAAAATGCAGGGGCGACTCTTCCACCCGAGCTTAGAACACCATCTTTTCTACCTTTAAAGAGTGAAAAGTTCACAAGCAACTTACAGGGAGGGATGCCCCCGAAATCGATAAAGGGGGCGAGCTTCAAGATTTCTGGACAGACACCCAAAAACCAAGAAGATAAAGGTCTGTCAATTGACAAGCTTCATAAATTGAATAACAAGAATGTTTCTGCTTGGAATATGAAAAGATTAATGAATACTGTGAAGCATGGGGTTCTCTCGACTCTGGATGAACAAGTACTCGATAGCTCACAAGGTGATGAAGCTGCCACACAGATTAAGAGCGAATATGAGGCTAAAGTTGCAGCCCGGAAAATTTTTCGAAATGTGGCCAAGCCTGGTGCCAA GTTCATCTACCCGATAGATCTGATGCGTTTCTTGCGGGAAGAAGAGGCTTTGAAGACCTTGAATGTGATTGAAGGATCAACCGAAATTGAAAAAATCACCAAAGCATCCCTGAAAAGTTGG GTCAATGCCTTCCGAGAAAGAAAAGCTCTAGCCTTGACATTAAACGACACAAAAACAGCAGTTAACAAGCTACATCAGATAGTGAATGTTATAGCCGGCATCATCATCTTCGTGATCTGCCTCGTGATTCTTGAAATTGCAACAAGCAAGTTTCTGCTGTTCATCAGTTCCCAGATCGTGGTTGTGGCATTTATATTCGGAAACACTTGCAAGACAGTCTTTGAGGCTGTCATATTCGTATTTGTTATGCATCCTTTCGATGTAGGTGATCGATGTGAGATTGATGGAGTTCAG ATGATTGTGGAAGAAATGAACATATTGACTACGGTTTTCTTGAGATTCGACAATCAAAAGATATTATATCCGAATGTAACTCTCGCAACAAAGCCGATAAGCAATTATTATCGTAGTCCAGATATGGGCGACTCGGTCGATTTTGCTGTCCATATTGCTACACCAGTAGAGAAGATTGCTGTGATAAAGCAAAGAATAACAAG TTACATTGAGAACAAGAGTGAGCACTGGTACCCCTCACCAACAGTAGTATTGATGAATCTTGAAGACCTGCATAGATTGAAACTCTCGGTATGGATGAGACACCGGATGAACCATCAGGATATGGGAGAAAGGTGGAATAGACGAGCTCTTTTCGTGGAAGAGATGGTAAAAATTTTCAAAGAGCTCGACATACAGTACCGTTTGTATCCAGTCGACATCAATATTCGAGCAATGCCTCCTCTTAACTCCGGCAGGATCACTTCAACATGGCCCCCACCTCCAGTCAACTGA